In Natator depressus isolate rNatDep1 chromosome 22, rNatDep2.hap1, whole genome shotgun sequence, the following proteins share a genomic window:
- the SIDT2 gene encoding SID1 transmembrane family member 2 isoform X2 produces the protein MLALELPLILLLLAPPGAGAFLEALAAKNISQKEAEFDKSYTDFVNSELLNIYTFNHTVMRNRTEGVRVTVNVLSEQKEMPLLFVVRQKEAVVSFQVPLILRGLFQRKYLYQNVSRTLCQPQTKSESETQFFYVDVSTLSTRNASYQLRVTRVENFVLRTSEQFSFNATAAQPQYFKYVFPEGVDSVIVKVTSRMAFPCSVVSIQDILCPVYDLDNNVAFIGMYQTMTKKAAITVQKKDFPSNSFYVVVVVKTEDEACGGSLPYYPLTKDEPVDQGSRQKALDVMVSPAITSEVYVSAMLFCLGIFLSFYLLTLLIACWETWRQQKKRKGLLAAMDTPTTDTGHPRIIPDSLLGHPPYHGYSYGSLENSSTLSTEGITESMGSTDISSGYTERTLENVASRPRLDSLSSVEEDDYDTLADIDSDKNVIRTKQYLYVADLARKDKRVLRKKYQIYFWNIATIAVFYALPVIQLVITYQTVVNVTGNQDICYYNFLCAHPLGNLSAFNNILSNLGYVLLGLLFLLITLQREISCNRALVRNDMQALECGIPKHFGLFYAMGTALMMEGLLSACYHVCPNYTNFQFDTSFMYMIAGLCMLKLYQKRHPDINASAYSAYACLAIVIFFSVVGVVFGKGNMMFWIFFSIIHIIATLLLSTQLYYMGRWKLDSGILRRIVHVLYTDCIRQCSGPMYVDRMVLLVVGNIINWSLAAYGLIVRPNDFASYLLAIGICNLLLYFAFYIIMKLRSGERIKLIPLLCIIFTSVVWGFALFFFFQGLSTWQKTPAESRQHNRDCILLSFFDDHDIWHFLSSIAMFGSFLVLLMLDDDLDCVQRDKIYVF, from the exons ATGTTGGCCCTGGAgctgcccctcatcctgctgctgctggctccgcCGGGAGCTGGTGCTTTCCTCGAGGCCCTGGCTGCCAAGAACATCTCCCAGAAGGAGGCCGAGTTTGACAAAAGCTACACGGACTTTGTGAACAGCGAGCTACTGAACATCTACACCTTCAACCACACCGTGATGAGGAACAGG acGGAGGGCGTCCGGGTGACGGTGAACGTGCTGTCTGAGCAGAAGGAGATGCCACTTCTCTTCGTGGTGAGGCAGAAGGAGGCGGTGGTGTCGTTTCAGGTGCCGCTGATCCTCAGGGGCCT GTTCCAGAGGAAGTACCTGTACCAGAATGTGAGCCGCACGCTATGCCAGCCCCAGACCAAGAGCGAGTCGGAGACACAGTTCTTCTATGTGGATGTGTCCACGCTGTCTACGAGGAACGCCTCCTACCAGCTGCGGGTCACCCGCGTAGAGAACTTCGTGCTGAG GACGAGCGAGCAGTTCAGCTTTAATGCCACAGCAGCCCAGCCGCAG TATTTTAAGTATGTGTTCCCGGAGGGTGTGGACTCGGTGATTGTGAAGGTGACCTCGCGCATGGCCTTCCCCTGCTCCGTCGTCTCCATCCAGGACATCCTG TGCCCCGTCTACGACCTGGACAACAATGTGGCCTTCATCGGGATGTATCAGACCATGACCAAGAAGGCAGCCATCACGGTGCAG AAGAAGGATTTCCCCAGCAACAGCTTCTACGTCGTGGTGGTGGTGAAAACGGAAGACGAGGCCTGTGGAGGGTCCCTGCCTTACTACCCCCTCACCAAAG ATGAACCGGTAGATCAAGGCAGTCGGCAGAAGGCGCTGGATGTGATGGTGTCGCCTGCTATTACCT CGGAGGTCTACGTCAGCGCCATGCTCTTCTGCTTGGGGATCTTCCTCTCCTTCTACCTGCTGACGCTGCTCATCGCCTGCTGGGAGACCTGGAG AcaacaaaagaagagaaaagggctcctggctgccatggACACGCCCACCACGGACACTG GGCATCCGCGCATCATCCCGGACTCCCTCCTGGGTCACCCTCCCTACCACGGCTACAGCTATGGCTCTTTGG AGAACAGTTCCACCCTAAGCACCGAGGGCATCACCGAGAGCATGGGCTCCACGGACATCTCCTCTGGGTACACAG AGCGCACCCTGGAGAACGTGGCCAGCCGGCCCCGCCTGGACTCCCTCAGCTCCGTGGAGGAGGACGACTACGACACGCTGGCGGACATAGATTCCGACAAGAATGTCATCCGGACCAAG CAATACCTGTACGTGGCAGACCTGGCCCGGAAGGACAAGCGTGTCCTGCGGAAGAAATACCAGATCTACTTCTg GAATATTGCCACCATCGCTGTGTTCTACGCCCTCCCTGTCATACAGCTGGTCATCACCTACCAGACG GTGGTGAATGTGACAGGGAATCAGGACATTTGCTACTATAACTTCCTGTGCGCCCACCCGCTGGGGAACCTGAG CGCTTTCAACAACATCCTCAGCAACCTGGGCTACGTGCTGCTGGGCCTGCTCTTCCTGCTCATCACCCTGCAGAGAGAGATCAGCTGCAACCGGGCGCTGGTGCGCAACGACATGCAGGCCCTG gagtgTGGCATCCCCAAGCACTTCGGCCTGTTCTACGCCATGGGCACGGCGCTCATGATGGAGGGGCTGCTCAGCGCCTGCTACCACGTCTGCCCCAACTACACCAACTTCCAGTTCG ACACTTCCTTCATGTACATGATCGCGGGGCTCTGCATGCTGAAGCTGTATCAGAAACGGCACCCGGACATCAATGCCAGCGCGTACAGTGCCTACGCCTGCCTGGCCATCGTCATCTTCTTCTCCGTCGTCGGCGTG GTCTTTGGCAAAGGCAACATGATGTTCTGGATTTTCTTCTCCATCATCCACATCATCGCCACACTGCTGCTGAGCACGCAGCTCTACTACATGGGCCGCTGGAAACTCG actccggGATACTGCGCAGAATTGTGCATGTGCTGTACACAGATTGCATCCGCCAGTGCAGTGGGCCCATGTACGTG gatcgaATGGTGCTGCTGGTCGTGGGCAACATCATCAACTGGTCgct cgcTGCCTATGGACTCATCGTCCGACCAAACGACTTCGCCTCCTACCTGCTGGCCATCGGCATCTGCAACCTGCTGCTCTACTTCGCTTTCTACATCATCATGAAG ctccGAAGCGGCGAGCGCATCAAGCTCATCCCCCTGCTCTGCATCATTTTCACTTCCGTGGTCTGGGGCTTcgccctcttcttcttcttccagggTCTGAGCACCTGGCAG AAAACACCAGCCGAGTCCCGGCAGCACAACAGGGATTGCATCCTGCTCAGCTTCTTTGATGACCACGACATCTGGCACTTCCTCTCCTCCATCGCCATGTTCGGCTCCTTCCTG GTGTTGCTGATGCTGGATGATGACCTGGACTGCGTACAACGGGACAAAATCTATGTCTTCTAG
- the SIDT2 gene encoding SID1 transmembrane family member 2 isoform X1 yields MLALELPLILLLLAPPGAGAFLEALAAKNISQKEAEFDKSYTDFVNSELLNIYTFNHTVMRNRTEGVRVTVNVLSEQKEMPLLFVVRQKEAVVSFQVPLILRGLFQRKYLYQNVSRTLCQPQTKSESETQFFYVDVSTLSTRNASYQLRVTRVENFVLRTSEQFSFNATAAQPQYFKYVFPEGVDSVIVKVTSRMAFPCSVVSIQDILCPVYDLDNNVAFIGMYQTMTKKAAITVQKKDFPSNSFYVVVVVKTEDEACGGSLPYYPLTKDEPVDQGSRQKALDVMVSPAITSEVYVSAMLFCLGIFLSFYLLTLLIACWETWRQQKKRKGLLAAMDTPTTDTASLLGHPRIIPDSLLGHPPYHGYSYGSLENSSTLSTEGITESMGSTDISSGYTERTLENVASRPRLDSLSSVEEDDYDTLADIDSDKNVIRTKQYLYVADLARKDKRVLRKKYQIYFWNIATIAVFYALPVIQLVITYQTVVNVTGNQDICYYNFLCAHPLGNLSAFNNILSNLGYVLLGLLFLLITLQREISCNRALVRNDMQALECGIPKHFGLFYAMGTALMMEGLLSACYHVCPNYTNFQFDTSFMYMIAGLCMLKLYQKRHPDINASAYSAYACLAIVIFFSVVGVVFGKGNMMFWIFFSIIHIIATLLLSTQLYYMGRWKLDSGILRRIVHVLYTDCIRQCSGPMYVDRMVLLVVGNIINWSLAAYGLIVRPNDFASYLLAIGICNLLLYFAFYIIMKLRSGERIKLIPLLCIIFTSVVWGFALFFFFQGLSTWQKTPAESRQHNRDCILLSFFDDHDIWHFLSSIAMFGSFLVLLMLDDDLDCVQRDKIYVF; encoded by the exons ATGTTGGCCCTGGAgctgcccctcatcctgctgctgctggctccgcCGGGAGCTGGTGCTTTCCTCGAGGCCCTGGCTGCCAAGAACATCTCCCAGAAGGAGGCCGAGTTTGACAAAAGCTACACGGACTTTGTGAACAGCGAGCTACTGAACATCTACACCTTCAACCACACCGTGATGAGGAACAGG acGGAGGGCGTCCGGGTGACGGTGAACGTGCTGTCTGAGCAGAAGGAGATGCCACTTCTCTTCGTGGTGAGGCAGAAGGAGGCGGTGGTGTCGTTTCAGGTGCCGCTGATCCTCAGGGGCCT GTTCCAGAGGAAGTACCTGTACCAGAATGTGAGCCGCACGCTATGCCAGCCCCAGACCAAGAGCGAGTCGGAGACACAGTTCTTCTATGTGGATGTGTCCACGCTGTCTACGAGGAACGCCTCCTACCAGCTGCGGGTCACCCGCGTAGAGAACTTCGTGCTGAG GACGAGCGAGCAGTTCAGCTTTAATGCCACAGCAGCCCAGCCGCAG TATTTTAAGTATGTGTTCCCGGAGGGTGTGGACTCGGTGATTGTGAAGGTGACCTCGCGCATGGCCTTCCCCTGCTCCGTCGTCTCCATCCAGGACATCCTG TGCCCCGTCTACGACCTGGACAACAATGTGGCCTTCATCGGGATGTATCAGACCATGACCAAGAAGGCAGCCATCACGGTGCAG AAGAAGGATTTCCCCAGCAACAGCTTCTACGTCGTGGTGGTGGTGAAAACGGAAGACGAGGCCTGTGGAGGGTCCCTGCCTTACTACCCCCTCACCAAAG ATGAACCGGTAGATCAAGGCAGTCGGCAGAAGGCGCTGGATGTGATGGTGTCGCCTGCTATTACCT CGGAGGTCTACGTCAGCGCCATGCTCTTCTGCTTGGGGATCTTCCTCTCCTTCTACCTGCTGACGCTGCTCATCGCCTGCTGGGAGACCTGGAG AcaacaaaagaagagaaaagggctcctggctgccatggACACGCCCACCACGGACACTG CGTCTTTACTGG GGCATCCGCGCATCATCCCGGACTCCCTCCTGGGTCACCCTCCCTACCACGGCTACAGCTATGGCTCTTTGG AGAACAGTTCCACCCTAAGCACCGAGGGCATCACCGAGAGCATGGGCTCCACGGACATCTCCTCTGGGTACACAG AGCGCACCCTGGAGAACGTGGCCAGCCGGCCCCGCCTGGACTCCCTCAGCTCCGTGGAGGAGGACGACTACGACACGCTGGCGGACATAGATTCCGACAAGAATGTCATCCGGACCAAG CAATACCTGTACGTGGCAGACCTGGCCCGGAAGGACAAGCGTGTCCTGCGGAAGAAATACCAGATCTACTTCTg GAATATTGCCACCATCGCTGTGTTCTACGCCCTCCCTGTCATACAGCTGGTCATCACCTACCAGACG GTGGTGAATGTGACAGGGAATCAGGACATTTGCTACTATAACTTCCTGTGCGCCCACCCGCTGGGGAACCTGAG CGCTTTCAACAACATCCTCAGCAACCTGGGCTACGTGCTGCTGGGCCTGCTCTTCCTGCTCATCACCCTGCAGAGAGAGATCAGCTGCAACCGGGCGCTGGTGCGCAACGACATGCAGGCCCTG gagtgTGGCATCCCCAAGCACTTCGGCCTGTTCTACGCCATGGGCACGGCGCTCATGATGGAGGGGCTGCTCAGCGCCTGCTACCACGTCTGCCCCAACTACACCAACTTCCAGTTCG ACACTTCCTTCATGTACATGATCGCGGGGCTCTGCATGCTGAAGCTGTATCAGAAACGGCACCCGGACATCAATGCCAGCGCGTACAGTGCCTACGCCTGCCTGGCCATCGTCATCTTCTTCTCCGTCGTCGGCGTG GTCTTTGGCAAAGGCAACATGATGTTCTGGATTTTCTTCTCCATCATCCACATCATCGCCACACTGCTGCTGAGCACGCAGCTCTACTACATGGGCCGCTGGAAACTCG actccggGATACTGCGCAGAATTGTGCATGTGCTGTACACAGATTGCATCCGCCAGTGCAGTGGGCCCATGTACGTG gatcgaATGGTGCTGCTGGTCGTGGGCAACATCATCAACTGGTCgct cgcTGCCTATGGACTCATCGTCCGACCAAACGACTTCGCCTCCTACCTGCTGGCCATCGGCATCTGCAACCTGCTGCTCTACTTCGCTTTCTACATCATCATGAAG ctccGAAGCGGCGAGCGCATCAAGCTCATCCCCCTGCTCTGCATCATTTTCACTTCCGTGGTCTGGGGCTTcgccctcttcttcttcttccagggTCTGAGCACCTGGCAG AAAACACCAGCCGAGTCCCGGCAGCACAACAGGGATTGCATCCTGCTCAGCTTCTTTGATGACCACGACATCTGGCACTTCCTCTCCTCCATCGCCATGTTCGGCTCCTTCCTG GTGTTGCTGATGCTGGATGATGACCTGGACTGCGTACAACGGGACAAAATCTATGTCTTCTAG